A region from the Marinobacter sp. SS13-12 genome encodes:
- a CDS encoding acyl-CoA dehydrogenase C-terminal domain-containing protein, which produces MADYQAPLRDMRFVLNEVFDAPALWASLPKVAENVDPDTADAILEEAGKITSGVLAPLNREGDEQGCKWNDGEVSTPEGFREAYQTIVEGGWNGLGGNPEFGGMGMPKTLVAQFEEMMQAANMAFGLAPMLTAGACLALDAHGSQELKEKYLPNMYAGVWSGAMDLTEPHAGTDLGIIRTKAEPNGDGSFSVTGTKIFITWGEHDMAENIIHLVLAKLPDAPKGPKGISLFLVPKFAVNEDGSLGERNSLSCGSLEKKMGIKGSATCVMNFDGAKGWLVGEENKGLAAMFTMMNYERLGVGIQGIGAAEASLQSAREYALERIQSRAPTGAQQPEKAADPILVHPDVRRMLLTMKGYVEGGRAFSTYVAQWLDISKYSDDDERRKHAEGMVALLTPVAKAFLTDRGLDACIMGQQVFGGHGFIREWGQEQLVRDCRITQIYEGTNGIQALDLMGRKVVGSQGKLYELFAEDVAAFIEDNSSDEYLRPYLEPLAAAFERLSDVTEHVINQAGDNPDAVGAASVDYLDLFGLTALGYMWAKMVKAAAPKAEGDTSGFYSGKVKSARFYFDRLLPKTVALAEGIRSGSGSMMALTAEEF; this is translated from the coding sequence ATGGCTGACTATCAGGCACCTTTACGTGACATGCGCTTTGTCCTGAACGAAGTTTTTGACGCGCCGGCGCTGTGGGCGTCACTGCCGAAAGTGGCAGAGAACGTTGACCCGGACACCGCCGACGCCATTCTCGAAGAGGCGGGCAAGATTACCAGTGGTGTGCTGGCTCCGCTGAACCGCGAGGGTGACGAGCAGGGTTGTAAGTGGAATGATGGTGAAGTGTCTACACCGGAAGGCTTCCGTGAGGCCTACCAGACCATCGTTGAGGGTGGCTGGAATGGCCTGGGCGGCAACCCCGAATTTGGTGGCATGGGCATGCCCAAAACCCTGGTCGCCCAGTTCGAGGAAATGATGCAGGCTGCCAATATGGCTTTCGGTCTTGCCCCGATGCTGACAGCAGGTGCCTGCCTGGCCCTGGACGCCCATGGTAGCCAGGAGCTCAAGGAAAAGTACCTGCCCAACATGTACGCGGGTGTCTGGTCCGGCGCCATGGACCTTACCGAGCCCCATGCCGGCACCGATCTCGGCATCATCCGTACCAAGGCCGAGCCCAACGGAGACGGCTCTTTCAGTGTTACTGGCACCAAGATTTTTATCACCTGGGGCGAGCACGACATGGCGGAGAACATCATCCACCTGGTGCTGGCCAAGCTGCCGGACGCTCCCAAGGGCCCCAAGGGTATCTCCCTGTTCCTGGTGCCCAAGTTTGCAGTCAACGAGGACGGCTCTCTGGGTGAACGCAACAGCCTGAGCTGTGGCTCCCTCGAGAAGAAGATGGGCATCAAGGGCTCCGCCACCTGTGTAATGAACTTCGACGGCGCCAAAGGCTGGCTGGTGGGCGAAGAGAACAAGGGCCTGGCGGCCATGTTCACCATGATGAACTACGAACGCCTGGGGGTCGGCATTCAGGGTATTGGCGCCGCGGAGGCTTCCTTGCAGAGTGCCCGTGAATACGCCCTGGAGCGTATCCAGAGCCGTGCGCCTACCGGTGCCCAGCAGCCTGAAAAGGCCGCTGACCCGATCCTGGTTCATCCTGATGTGCGTCGTATGCTGCTGACCATGAAAGGCTATGTGGAAGGTGGCCGTGCCTTCTCCACCTACGTGGCCCAGTGGCTGGATATTTCCAAGTACTCCGATGACGACGAGCGCCGCAAGCATGCCGAAGGTATGGTGGCCCTGCTGACACCGGTGGCAAAAGCCTTCCTGACCGACCGTGGTCTCGACGCCTGCATCATGGGCCAGCAGGTTTTCGGTGGTCATGGCTTTATCCGCGAGTGGGGCCAGGAGCAGCTGGTTCGTGACTGCCGTATTACCCAGATTTACGAGGGCACCAACGGTATCCAGGCACTGGACCTGATGGGCCGTAAGGTCGTCGGTAGCCAGGGTAAGCTGTATGAGCTGTTTGCCGAGGATGTAGCCGCATTCATCGAGGACAACAGCAGCGACGAATATCTGCGTCCCTATCTGGAGCCACTGGCAGCGGCCTTCGAGCGCCTGTCAGATGTGACCGAGCATGTGATCAACCAGGCGGGCGATAATCCCGACGCGGTTGGGGCGGCTTCGGTTGATTACCTGGATCTGTTCGGCCTGACTGCCCTGGGGTATATGTGGGCGAAAATGGTGAAAGCGGCGGCGCCAAAAGCGGAAGGTGATACTTCCGGCTTCTACAGTGGCAAGGTGAAGAGTGCGCGTTTCTACTTCGATCGCCTGTTGCCGAAGACGGTCGCGCTGGCCGAAGGCATCCGCAGTGGCAGCGGCTCAATGATGGCGCTGACCGCCGAAGAATTCTGA
- a CDS encoding methyltransferase domain-containing protein, with translation MAGLTATSSRAPAKTAIARDFGAASKTYNPAARLQRYMGQVMVDQLLGQGRLPEAGAGCQVLDLGCGTGWFTGQLAEMFGGPESSVTGADLSPGMLDYARAAGAPGTHWLVADAESLPLEDNSLDVVFSNLMIQWCSDFTGVLAECRRILRPGGRLFISTLLDGTLDELRSAWYRADPEHEHVNRFEGEAAFRSQALEVLPEPRISTESIALDYPSPLALLAELKAIGAGFKGSSRRRHATAPGRLRAMCHHYPKGSDGQVYATYQAAWLTCRLPY, from the coding sequence ATGGCAGGCCTGACAGCAACCTCCTCGCGGGCACCTGCGAAAACAGCGATTGCCCGGGATTTCGGCGCCGCATCGAAAACCTACAACCCGGCTGCCCGGCTACAGCGCTACATGGGCCAGGTCATGGTTGATCAGCTCCTGGGGCAGGGTCGCCTGCCGGAAGCCGGCGCCGGTTGCCAGGTACTGGACCTGGGGTGTGGCACCGGCTGGTTTACCGGGCAGCTGGCGGAGATGTTCGGCGGGCCTGAAAGCTCGGTAACCGGCGCCGATCTGTCGCCGGGCATGCTGGACTATGCGCGGGCCGCCGGGGCTCCGGGAACTCACTGGCTGGTTGCAGATGCCGAGTCCCTGCCACTGGAAGACAATAGCCTGGACGTTGTGTTCAGCAACCTGATGATCCAATGGTGCAGTGATTTCACCGGTGTCCTGGCTGAATGCCGCCGGATTCTGCGACCGGGAGGGCGATTGTTCATCTCGACCTTGCTGGACGGCACTCTGGATGAGTTAAGAAGCGCCTGGTACCGGGCTGATCCCGAACACGAACACGTGAACCGCTTCGAGGGCGAAGCCGCGTTTCGCAGTCAGGCCCTTGAGGTGTTGCCAGAGCCCCGGATCTCCACCGAATCCATCGCTCTGGACTATCCTTCGCCGCTGGCCCTGCTGGCGGAGCTGAAAGCGATCGGGGCCGGTTTCAAAGGCTCGTCCCGTCGCCGTCATGCCACAGCGCCAGGCCGTTTACGGGCCATGTGCCACCATTACCCGAAAGGGAGTGATGGCCAGGTTTACGCCACTTACCAGGCAGCATGGCTGACTTGCCGCCTGCCTTATTGA
- a CDS encoding ComF family protein, which yields MKQMIKGLRSLSTLLTLKVNSKEWIHGSVRDLRGLLPAGGGQCVACLAPDAHFGLCAPCRQDLPANRWYCRCCALPLAFAGDQTLCGQCLQDLPPFSRVIAPWRYRFPVDSMIQRYKYNGQRVFARPLIHDFADHLLSILDASPGQRPDLLVASPMHPARRRKRGFNQAADIAEQISKRSGIPWTTDLVTRNRRTRPQRDLNREERLANLRGIYRVESTPPSRIAIVDDVVTTGATARSLTEALLAAGAADVQVWALARTPG from the coding sequence ATGAAACAGATGATAAAGGGACTGAGATCGCTGTCAACCTTGTTAACACTAAAGGTTAACAGCAAAGAATGGATTCACGGCTCTGTACGAGATCTACGGGGCCTTCTGCCTGCCGGCGGCGGACAGTGTGTCGCGTGCCTGGCGCCTGATGCCCACTTCGGGCTTTGCGCCCCCTGCCGCCAGGACTTGCCCGCCAATCGCTGGTATTGCCGCTGCTGCGCCCTGCCCCTGGCATTCGCCGGCGACCAGACACTCTGCGGCCAGTGCCTGCAGGATTTACCACCGTTCAGTCGTGTGATCGCACCCTGGCGGTACCGCTTCCCGGTCGACAGCATGATCCAGCGCTACAAATATAACGGCCAGCGTGTGTTTGCCCGGCCGCTGATCCATGACTTTGCTGACCATCTGCTGTCGATTCTGGATGCCAGTCCGGGGCAGAGGCCGGATTTGCTGGTAGCCAGCCCGATGCACCCGGCCCGTCGTCGCAAGCGGGGATTCAATCAGGCAGCGGATATTGCCGAGCAGATCAGCAAACGGTCCGGTATACCCTGGACCACCGATCTCGTCACCCGTAATCGTCGAACCCGACCCCAGCGGGACCTGAACCGGGAAGAACGGCTGGCCAACCTGCGGGGCATTTACCGGGTTGAGTCCACTCCGCCCTCAAGAATCGCCATTGTTGATGATGTAGTGACCACCGGCGCCACCGCACGGAGCTTGACTGAAGCCTTGCTTGCAGCTGGCGCGGCGGATGTTCAGGTGTGGGCACTGGCAAGGACCCCGGGGTAA
- a CDS encoding alpha/beta fold hydrolase yields MNQVAHQIPLVVVGGWGVDAAMLLPLFDNWPGEIHLVSLTDTIMDRCETVADVATYLLDRYPCPSVWAGWSQGAQVAMAAASQGDLQVSRVITLAGFPRFVAAPDWPVGMAADTFETFRAAVADESGQAWQRFQQLLIHGCDDYRQARKDLLPWLKHGTPVSPDKLVRGLEWLETEDQVALWRQIRVPALHLQAGRDAVVRSWAGRLAPAERSEVVTVPGMSHWPRGQALTLCREEIRRFVFGKGDSWQA; encoded by the coding sequence ATGAATCAGGTCGCTCACCAAATCCCACTGGTGGTTGTCGGCGGATGGGGCGTCGATGCGGCCATGCTCCTGCCCCTGTTCGACAATTGGCCGGGTGAAATCCACCTGGTGTCGCTTACCGATACCATAATGGACCGATGTGAGACGGTCGCTGATGTCGCTACGTACCTGCTGGATCGTTATCCGTGCCCCTCGGTGTGGGCAGGCTGGTCCCAGGGTGCGCAGGTGGCCATGGCGGCAGCGTCGCAAGGTGATTTGCAGGTGTCCAGGGTGATTACCCTTGCGGGTTTCCCCCGGTTCGTCGCTGCCCCGGATTGGCCGGTTGGCATGGCAGCTGACACTTTTGAAACGTTCAGGGCAGCCGTTGCGGACGAGTCCGGTCAGGCGTGGCAGCGTTTCCAGCAGCTGTTGATACATGGTTGTGATGATTACCGGCAGGCTCGCAAGGACCTTCTGCCGTGGCTGAAGCATGGAACTCCGGTGAGCCCGGATAAACTGGTTCGCGGCCTGGAGTGGCTGGAAACGGAAGATCAGGTCGCCCTGTGGCGGCAAATCAGGGTGCCGGCGCTCCACCTCCAGGCAGGGCGTGATGCTGTCGTCCGCTCGTGGGCAGGTCGCCTTGCGCCGGCTGAACGCTCCGAGGTGGTAACCGTACCGGGAATGAGTCACTGGCCCCGGGGGCAAGCGCTTACGTTGTGCCGGGAAGAGATCCGGCGGTTCGTGTTCGGTAAGGGGGATTCATGGCAGGCCTGA
- a CDS encoding acyl-CoA dehydrogenase C-terminal domain-containing protein, which yields MPEYKAPLRDIKFVMTELLDSEQHYANLEGAEDATPDMVDAIIGEGAKFCEQVLSPLNQVGDTEGCTWSEGGVKTPTGFKEAYQQYVEGGWPSMTADPNYGGQGLPHSLGLVMSEMVGTANWSWGMYPGLSHGATNTIEAHGTEEQKQTYLTKLISGEWTGTMCLTEPHCGSDLGTLRTKAEPNADGTYAITGTKIFISAGEHDMAENIVHIVLARLPGAPEGTKGISLFIVPKQLPNEDGSSGECNAVSCGSIEHKMGIHGNATCVMNFDGAKGWLIGPENKGLNCMFTFMNTARIGTAIQGLGAAELGLQGSVTYAKDRLAMRSLSGAKNPEGIADPIIVHPDVRRMLLTQKAVAEGARALIYLTAQQADIVHSGKTEEDRKAADEALGFLTPIAKAFLTEIGYEAANLGMQVYGGHGFISEWGMEQNVRDARIGMIYEGTTGIQALDLLGRKVLMTQGESLKGFTKQVHVFCKENADNEQLKEFIEPLAALNKEWGDLTMKIGMTAMKNREEVGAASVDYLMYSGYAVFAYLWARMAKVALDKMVEGTTEEMFYNAKVQTARFYFKRMLPRTRGHAESMLAGADSLMDMPEEAFAL from the coding sequence ATGCCTGAATACAAAGCGCCCCTGCGTGACATTAAATTCGTGATGACCGAGCTGCTGGACAGCGAGCAGCACTACGCCAATCTGGAAGGTGCCGAAGATGCGACTCCGGATATGGTCGACGCCATTATCGGGGAAGGTGCCAAATTCTGTGAGCAGGTACTGTCTCCATTGAACCAGGTGGGTGACACCGAAGGTTGTACCTGGAGCGAAGGCGGTGTGAAAACACCAACCGGGTTCAAAGAAGCCTACCAGCAGTATGTGGAAGGCGGCTGGCCGTCCATGACGGCCGATCCCAACTATGGTGGCCAGGGCCTGCCTCACTCTCTCGGTCTGGTGATGAGCGAAATGGTCGGTACGGCGAACTGGTCCTGGGGCATGTATCCTGGCCTGAGCCACGGCGCCACCAACACCATTGAGGCCCATGGCACCGAAGAACAGAAGCAGACTTACCTTACCAAGCTGATCAGCGGCGAGTGGACCGGCACCATGTGTCTGACCGAGCCCCACTGTGGCTCAGACCTGGGCACCCTGCGTACCAAGGCCGAGCCAAATGCTGACGGCACCTACGCCATCACCGGCACCAAGATCTTTATTTCAGCGGGTGAGCACGACATGGCCGAGAACATCGTCCATATCGTTCTGGCCCGCCTGCCAGGCGCGCCGGAAGGTACCAAAGGTATTTCCCTGTTTATCGTGCCCAAGCAACTGCCTAACGAAGACGGTTCTTCCGGTGAGTGCAATGCCGTTTCCTGTGGTTCCATTGAGCACAAGATGGGTATCCACGGTAACGCCACCTGCGTCATGAACTTCGACGGCGCCAAGGGTTGGTTGATTGGTCCGGAGAACAAGGGCCTGAACTGCATGTTCACCTTCATGAACACCGCCCGTATCGGCACCGCCATCCAGGGCCTGGGCGCGGCAGAGCTGGGCCTTCAGGGCTCTGTGACCTATGCCAAGGACCGCCTGGCCATGCGTTCCCTCAGCGGTGCCAAGAACCCTGAAGGTATTGCCGACCCGATCATCGTCCACCCGGATGTGCGTCGCATGCTGCTGACCCAGAAAGCGGTCGCCGAAGGCGCCCGCGCACTGATCTACCTGACTGCGCAGCAGGCTGACATTGTTCACAGCGGCAAGACCGAGGAAGATCGCAAGGCGGCCGACGAGGCCCTGGGCTTCCTGACCCCGATCGCCAAGGCGTTCCTGACCGAGATTGGCTACGAAGCGGCCAACCTGGGCATGCAGGTATACGGTGGTCACGGTTTCATCTCCGAGTGGGGCATGGAGCAGAACGTTCGTGACGCCCGTATCGGTATGATCTACGAGGGTACGACAGGTATCCAGGCGCTGGACTTGTTGGGCCGCAAGGTTCTGATGACCCAGGGTGAGTCCCTGAAGGGCTTTACCAAGCAGGTTCACGTGTTCTGCAAGGAAAACGCCGACAACGAGCAGCTCAAGGAATTCATCGAGCCGCTGGCCGCCCTGAACAAGGAGTGGGGCGACCTGACCATGAAGATCGGCATGACTGCCATGAAGAATCGCGAGGAAGTGGGTGCCGCGTCCGTGGACTACCTGATGTACTCCGGCTATGCCGTGTTCGCCTATCTGTGGGCTCGTATGGCCAAGGTTGCGTTGGACAAGATGGTGGAAGGTACCACCGAAGAAATGTTCTATAACGCCAAAGTCCAGACAGCGCGCTTCTACTTCAAGCGTATGCTGCCGCGCACCAGGGGACATGCAGAGAGCATGCTGGCCGGCGCCGACAGCCTGATGGACATGCCGGAAGAAGCCTTCGCCCTTTAA
- a CDS encoding flagellar biosynthesis protein FlgE, protein MINNTLGIGIQGIQDGMQGMENAARRIARGGADGPQGSADGAGGLLEPIVDLKLYERSVEASAQVVKTADETLGTLLDITA, encoded by the coding sequence ATGATCAATAACACATTGGGAATCGGTATTCAGGGCATTCAGGACGGCATGCAGGGCATGGAAAATGCCGCCCGCCGGATTGCCCGTGGTGGCGCTGACGGTCCTCAGGGTAGTGCCGACGGTGCCGGTGGCCTGTTGGAGCCCATCGTTGATCTCAAACTCTATGAGCGCAGTGTTGAAGCCTCGGCCCAGGTGGTCAAGACGGCCGATGAAACTCTCGGTACGCTTCTGGATATCACAGCCTGA
- the bioF gene encoding 8-amino-7-oxononanoate synthase — protein MRDFAAELESRKQAGLYRTRRLISGPQQPELVSDGVPLLSFCSNDYLGLASHPDIIRAATDAMPHTGLGGAASHLICGHHDGHHQLEIRLAAFTGRSSALFFSTGYMANMGVISALASRGDTIFSDRLNHASIIDGCILSRARVRRYPHADMGALADMLATTRGHKLVVTDGVFSMDGDIAPLKELAALCRAHDALLVVDDAHGVGVLGPQGRGSIAELGLSEEDVPVLIGTLGKAVGTSGAFVAGPKLLMDYLVQKARTYIYTTAMPPAIALATCASLDLIEKEDSRRSHLRALIRAFRLGASALGYELMPSRTPIQPIMVGDNWSALALSQALEQKGLMVTAIRPPTVPEGEARLRVTFSAAHSTADLEKLLTALAECRPLLKRPPAEAV, from the coding sequence ATGCGTGATTTTGCGGCCGAGCTTGAGAGCCGGAAACAGGCGGGGCTTTACCGTACCCGCCGGCTGATCAGTGGGCCCCAGCAACCCGAACTGGTTTCTGACGGTGTACCGCTGTTGTCTTTCTGCAGTAACGACTATCTGGGGCTTGCCAGCCACCCTGACATTATTCGCGCCGCTACCGATGCCATGCCTCACACCGGTCTGGGGGGGGCGGCGTCCCACCTGATCTGTGGTCATCACGACGGCCACCACCAGTTGGAAATCCGTCTGGCGGCGTTTACCGGTCGCAGCTCGGCGTTGTTCTTCTCCACCGGCTACATGGCCAATATGGGTGTGATATCCGCATTGGCCAGCCGTGGCGACACCATCTTTTCAGATCGCCTTAACCATGCCTCGATCATTGATGGCTGTATCCTCAGCCGTGCAAGGGTTCGACGTTATCCTCACGCAGATATGGGAGCACTGGCGGATATGCTGGCCACCACCCGTGGTCACAAGCTGGTGGTGACAGACGGCGTGTTCAGCATGGACGGAGACATTGCGCCCCTGAAGGAGCTTGCGGCTTTGTGCAGAGCGCACGATGCACTACTGGTGGTGGATGATGCCCATGGCGTGGGTGTGCTTGGCCCCCAGGGACGGGGCAGTATTGCCGAGCTGGGGTTATCGGAAGAGGATGTACCGGTACTGATCGGGACCCTCGGCAAGGCAGTCGGCACCAGCGGAGCCTTCGTGGCGGGCCCGAAACTGCTGATGGATTATCTGGTGCAGAAGGCCCGCACCTATATCTACACCACTGCCATGCCCCCGGCCATTGCTCTGGCGACCTGCGCCAGCCTTGATCTGATCGAGAAGGAGGATAGCCGCCGCAGTCATCTGCGGGCGCTGATCCGTGCCTTCCGCCTGGGCGCCTCTGCGCTGGGCTATGAACTGATGCCGTCCCGCACTCCGATACAGCCGATCATGGTTGGCGACAACTGGTCCGCGCTTGCCCTGAGCCAGGCTCTGGAACAGAAAGGCCTGATGGTGACAGCCATCAGGCCGCCTACGGTTCCGGAGGGTGAGGCCCGTTTGCGGGTGACGTTCAGTGCGGCCCATTCGACAGCAGATCTGGAAAAGCTGCTGACCGCACTGGCGGAGTGTCGCCCACTGTTAAAACGGCCGCCTGCCGAGGCCGTATGA
- the bioB gene encoding biotin synthase BioB produces the protein MTATALSATPRHDWTMQEARALFELPFNDLVFRAQSVHRKHFDPNEVQISTLLSIKTGACPEDCKYCPQSGHYNTGLEKEKLLEIEKVVAEAKAAKAKGASRFCMGAAWRSPSKKDMGYVVDMVRQVKSLGLETCMTLGMLQQAQADELANAGLDYYNHNLDTSEKYYSHIITTRTYQDRLDTLENVRNAGMKVCCGGIVGMGEDPDDRVGLLVQLANLPHHPESVPVNMLVKVAGTPMEDVEDLDPFDFVRTIAVARIMMPASHVRLSAGRENMNEQMQSLCFLAGANSIFYGEKLLTTSNPEADADRELFNRLGIRPEEREQACSEQEAEEAITEAVEYEQTRHMFYDATRESA, from the coding sequence ATGACTGCCACCGCGCTCTCCGCCACACCCCGCCACGACTGGACCATGCAGGAAGCCCGCGCACTGTTCGAGCTTCCGTTCAACGACCTGGTGTTCCGTGCCCAGAGCGTCCACCGTAAGCATTTTGACCCCAACGAGGTTCAGATCAGCACGCTGCTGTCGATCAAGACCGGTGCCTGTCCGGAGGACTGCAAGTACTGCCCCCAGAGCGGCCATTACAACACCGGACTGGAAAAGGAAAAGCTTCTGGAAATCGAAAAAGTGGTTGCCGAAGCCAAAGCAGCCAAGGCAAAAGGCGCCTCCCGTTTCTGTATGGGTGCAGCCTGGCGCAGTCCTTCGAAGAAGGATATGGGCTACGTGGTGGACATGGTGCGCCAGGTGAAATCCCTGGGTCTTGAGACCTGTATGACCCTGGGCATGCTGCAACAGGCGCAGGCGGATGAGCTGGCGAATGCCGGGCTGGATTACTACAACCACAACCTCGATACATCCGAGAAGTACTACAGCCACATCATCACCACCCGTACTTACCAGGATCGGCTGGATACCCTGGAAAATGTTCGCAACGCCGGTATGAAAGTCTGTTGCGGCGGCATAGTCGGCATGGGTGAAGACCCGGACGACCGTGTCGGCCTGCTGGTGCAACTGGCGAATCTGCCACATCATCCGGAGAGTGTGCCGGTAAACATGCTGGTGAAAGTGGCCGGGACACCCATGGAAGATGTGGAAGACCTGGACCCGTTCGACTTTGTTCGCACCATTGCGGTTGCCCGCATCATGATGCCGGCCTCCCACGTGCGCCTGTCTGCGGGCCGGGAGAACATGAACGAGCAGATGCAGTCCCTGTGTTTTCTGGCGGGCGCCAATTCGATTTTCTATGGCGAGAAGCTGCTGACTACTTCCAATCCCGAGGCCGATGCGGACCGTGAGCTGTTTAACCGTCTGGGCATTCGTCCTGAAGAGCGGGAGCAGGCCTGCTCGGAACAGGAAGCGGAAGAAGCCATCACCGAGGCCGTGGAATACGAGCAGACCCGCCACATGTTCTACGACGCCACCCGCGAATCCGCGTAA
- the bioD gene encoding dethiobiotin synthase produces the protein MARKSYFVTGTDTGVGKTMVSAAILEAAASLGRRTLAMKPIASGCDETPEGLRNEDALILMEAMSEPLGYDQVNPVALKPAIAPHVAAAQAGRTVTAERLVGFCRGLQMRPAELLLIEGAGGWRVPLNDRETYAAVPGVLQMPVIIVVPLKLGCINHALLTAEAVRRDGLTVAGWVANRPVPEIMTCEHETLEYLVNHLAAPCLGVLPWKERADPKTLATSLNVNCLFEN, from the coding sequence ATGGCCAGAAAAAGCTATTTTGTGACAGGTACCGATACCGGTGTAGGCAAGACCATGGTTTCGGCTGCCATCCTTGAAGCTGCAGCCTCCCTCGGAAGGCGCACATTGGCCATGAAGCCTATTGCCTCCGGCTGTGACGAAACGCCGGAGGGTCTGCGCAATGAAGATGCGCTGATACTGATGGAGGCCATGTCGGAGCCACTGGGTTATGATCAGGTTAATCCGGTAGCCCTGAAGCCTGCTATTGCCCCCCATGTTGCCGCAGCTCAGGCTGGCCGCACCGTCACGGCTGAACGCCTGGTGGGATTCTGTCGCGGTTTGCAGATGCGACCGGCGGAACTGCTGCTGATAGAGGGTGCTGGTGGCTGGCGGGTACCGCTCAATGACCGGGAAACCTATGCCGCTGTACCGGGGGTACTGCAAATGCCTGTCATTATTGTGGTGCCGCTGAAGCTGGGCTGTATCAACCATGCACTATTGACCGCCGAAGCCGTCCGCCGCGACGGACTGACTGTTGCCGGCTGGGTTGCCAACCGACCGGTTCCGGAGATTATGACCTGTGAGCACGAAACCCTGGAATACCTGGTGAACCACCTGGCAGCTCCCTGCCTGGGCGTCTTGCCATGGAAGGAGAGGGCAGACCCGAAAACACTGGCGACCAGCCTGAATGTGAACTGTTTGTTTGAAAATTGA
- a CDS encoding endonuclease: MKTLTVFLLTLSVLLVSSLVNSQNTRFSDPATVIQNEFWGKLYAQGGVSFFCETPFTNKGFLLTDGYIYPLAKVRSALECGTSSQCADNDRYRQIASDLHNIVPVRSRTEMRRRNALYEELGSVIEPNECGIRESTQFFEPPEKVKGDVARTVAYMVDTYDLPWAGATTVFKNWNRVDPPDDWELTRHRQIAEIQGNENPFVLDPGRLENL; encoded by the coding sequence ATGAAAACTCTGACTGTCTTCCTGCTGACATTGTCCGTATTACTGGTATCTTCGTTGGTCAATAGCCAGAACACGCGCTTCAGTGACCCCGCTACCGTTATCCAGAACGAATTCTGGGGCAAGCTCTATGCCCAGGGAGGAGTGTCCTTCTTCTGCGAGACCCCCTTCACCAACAAGGGCTTTCTGCTGACGGACGGCTACATCTACCCGCTGGCCAAGGTTCGTAGTGCCCTTGAGTGCGGCACGTCGAGCCAGTGTGCCGATAATGACCGTTACCGGCAAATTGCCTCCGACCTTCATAACATCGTACCGGTTCGCAGCCGCACCGAGATGAGGCGGCGCAACGCATTGTATGAAGAACTCGGTTCCGTTATCGAACCCAATGAGTGCGGCATTCGCGAGAGCACCCAGTTCTTTGAGCCCCCTGAAAAGGTAAAAGGCGATGTCGCCCGCACGGTTGCCTATATGGTTGACACCTATGACCTACCCTGGGCAGGGGCGACCACGGTTTTCAAGAACTGGAACCGGGTTGATCCACCGGATGACTGGGAACTGACCCGGCATCGCCAGATTGCCGAGATCCAGGGCAACGAAAACCCCTTCGTGCTGGACCCGGGCAGGCTGGAAAACCTTTAA